One part of the [Synechococcus] sp. NIES-970 genome encodes these proteins:
- the ftsH gene encoding cell division protein, with protein sequence MSHHPHHRHPQQTQYRPRIFSGWRAGMASFLLGQALFWGAGAIAQTEPKQELNYGNLIQDIRQDQIEKFVLDPETNTATVILRGQTEEEAQTVQLLNNNQELLAALRENNVDFEVVPSQDNSVAIALFTNLLLFGILIGGLVLIIRRSASMQNNAMNFGRSKARFQMDAETGIMFKDVAGVEEAKEELGEVVTFLKEPNKFTAIGAKIPRGMLLIGPPGTGKTLLAKAIAGEAGVPFFSISGSEFVEMFVGVGASRVRDLFRKAQENAPCLVFIDEIDAVGRQRGAGIGGGNDEREQTLNQLLTEMDGFEGNSGIIVIAATNRPDVLDQALLRPGRFDRQVTVDYPDRPGRLAILEVHAQDKKIAEDVDLEAIARRTPGFSGADLANLLNEAAIFTARRRKEAITSAEINDAIDRVVAGMEGTPLTDGKSKRLIAYHEVGHAIVGTVLKDHDPLQKVTIIPRGRAQGLTWFTPNEEQGLTTKAQFHAQIAVALGGRAAEDIVFGYDEITSGASQDIQVLTNIARQMVTKFGMSELGQFALETNRGEVFLRNDWLGERPEYSEAIAQRIDHKVREIINECYDTAKQIIRDNRQLIDRLVDRLIEEETIEGEEFSRLVNEALNQTIDLQKTAALA encoded by the coding sequence ATGTCCCACCATCCTCATCATCGTCATCCTCAGCAAACCCAATATCGCCCCCGCATTTTCTCCGGATGGCGGGCTGGCATGGCTAGCTTTCTTTTGGGTCAGGCATTGTTTTGGGGGGCAGGGGCGATCGCCCAAACCGAGCCAAAGCAGGAGTTAAACTACGGCAATTTAATCCAAGATATCCGCCAGGATCAAATCGAGAAATTTGTCCTCGACCCAGAGACCAACACCGCCACAGTGATTCTCCGGGGCCAAACAGAAGAGGAAGCCCAAACGGTGCAGCTTCTCAACAACAACCAGGAGTTACTCGCGGCTCTGCGAGAAAATAATGTAGATTTTGAGGTGGTTCCTTCCCAGGACAACTCCGTGGCGATCGCCCTGTTTACAAATCTGTTGCTCTTTGGGATTTTGATTGGCGGCCTGGTTTTGATCATCCGTCGCTCCGCCAGCATGCAAAATAACGCCATGAACTTTGGCCGCTCGAAGGCCCGCTTCCAGATGGATGCAGAGACAGGCATCATGTTCAAGGATGTGGCCGGGGTAGAAGAAGCGAAAGAAGAACTCGGCGAAGTAGTTACCTTTCTGAAGGAGCCGAATAAATTTACTGCTATCGGTGCCAAAATCCCCCGCGGCATGCTCTTGATCGGCCCCCCTGGGACAGGAAAAACCCTCCTCGCCAAGGCGATCGCCGGCGAAGCTGGCGTGCCTTTCTTTAGCATTTCTGGCTCAGAATTTGTGGAAATGTTTGTGGGGGTCGGTGCCTCTCGGGTGCGGGATCTGTTTCGCAAGGCCCAGGAAAATGCCCCTTGTCTCGTGTTTATCGACGAAATTGATGCCGTGGGCCGTCAGCGGGGTGCGGGCATCGGTGGGGGCAACGATGAACGGGAACAAACCCTTAACCAATTGCTCACGGAGATGGACGGCTTCGAGGGGAATTCTGGCATTATCGTGATTGCGGCGACAAACCGCCCCGATGTGCTCGATCAAGCCCTCCTGCGGCCGGGCCGCTTTGACCGTCAGGTGACTGTTGATTATCCTGACCGCCCCGGTCGCTTGGCGATCCTTGAAGTCCATGCCCAGGATAAGAAAATTGCTGAAGATGTGGATCTTGAGGCGATCGCCCGGCGCACCCCAGGCTTTTCGGGGGCAGATCTGGCCAATTTACTCAATGAAGCCGCTATTTTTACCGCCCGTCGTCGCAAGGAAGCGATCACCAGTGCCGAAATCAATGATGCCATTGACCGGGTTGTGGCGGGCATGGAGGGCACTCCCCTCACGGACGGTAAAAGCAAACGTCTCATCGCCTACCATGAGGTGGGCCATGCCATTGTCGGCACGGTACTCAAGGACCATGACCCCCTGCAAAAAGTGACGATTATTCCCCGGGGTCGCGCCCAAGGTTTAACCTGGTTTACCCCCAACGAAGAACAGGGCCTCACCACCAAAGCACAATTTCATGCCCAGATCGCCGTCGCCCTCGGAGGACGAGCCGCCGAAGATATTGTCTTTGGCTATGACGAAATCACCTCTGGGGCCTCCCAGGATATCCAGGTGCTCACTAATATTGCTCGCCAGATGGTCACTAAATTCGGGATGTCGGAGCTTGGTCAATTTGCCCTCGAAACGAACCGGGGTGAAGTGTTCCTGCGCAATGATTGGTTGGGAGAGCGGCCAGAATATTCCGAGGCGATCGCCCAACGCATTGACCACAAGGTGCGGGAAATTATCAACGAGTGTTATGACACGGCTAAACAAATCATCCGCGACAATCGGCAACTGATTGATCGCCTGGTAGATCGTCTCATTGAAGAAGAAACCATCGAGGGAGAAGAATTTAGCCGTCTGGTCAACGAAGCCCTCAACCAGACAATTGATCTCCAGAAAACCGCCGCCCTCGCCTAA
- the mscS gene encoding mechanosensitive ion channel family protein, protein MNGILFDFGILLAEIALFSILIILGQFLIISTLKQLIQWLPGKQGENLLTLTQKILKKLFLLLAFGGVATILALNGYLLLQGRSIYRYTLGILNDISVEQWRNLALGLGRSILLLLLVSLIIASLKPRLRQLGDRLKAWKNIKQNNHSIDTLFMALDLAITSGLWILALVVCLDFLFVPPWITQYFYLGIQVYFWICLAIISVRAAFSLIETLDGLSTEFIAKNPESILRFYPRFQHLLGLLKRCLEAAIYVAITGMVFAQLPWVNPLANYAISINQIIFIILVVAFSIALGDIVVEKLLLRSPDLSPIQYRRRLTFIPLVQNGVRYCIYFLGGVSVLYVFNIDPTPILAGAGIVGIAVGLGAQNLINDLVNGLSILLQNYYLVGDFVQTDDATGIVEAMDLRVTRIRDPGGRLHIIRNGDIKTIVNYSKKYVYAVVYVGVDYDSNLDHVYRVLEEVGHQIKELHPDVLEPTRIDGLDDFAESELTIRTATKVKPGKHLPVQRLLRKLIKEAFDREQIEIPFARRVLILKNEGTLENLDSEAESMSDFSQ, encoded by the coding sequence ATGAATGGTATTCTGTTCGATTTTGGCATCCTACTTGCTGAGATCGCTCTATTTTCAATTTTGATTATCCTTGGCCAGTTTTTAATCATCTCGACCCTCAAGCAATTAATCCAGTGGCTGCCAGGGAAACAGGGTGAAAATCTGTTGACTCTGACCCAAAAAATTCTTAAAAAGCTATTTCTATTACTCGCTTTTGGTGGCGTTGCAACTATTCTGGCGCTCAATGGTTATTTATTATTGCAGGGTCGGTCTATCTATCGCTATACCCTGGGAATTCTGAATGACATTTCGGTAGAACAGTGGCGCAATCTAGCCCTCGGCCTGGGCCGCAGTATTCTTCTTCTCCTCTTGGTAAGTTTGATTATTGCTAGTCTCAAACCGCGTTTAAGGCAGTTGGGCGATCGCCTCAAGGCTTGGAAAAATATCAAGCAAAACAATCACAGCATCGATACGCTCTTTATGGCCTTAGATTTAGCTATTACTAGTGGCCTATGGATCCTGGCTTTGGTTGTTTGTCTGGACTTTTTGTTTGTTCCCCCTTGGATCACCCAGTATTTTTATTTGGGAATTCAAGTTTATTTCTGGATTTGTTTAGCTATTATTAGTGTGCGAGCTGCGTTTTCTTTGATTGAAACTCTCGATGGTTTATCAACAGAATTTATCGCCAAAAATCCCGAGTCTATCCTGCGATTTTATCCCCGCTTTCAGCATCTATTGGGGCTACTAAAACGCTGTTTAGAGGCGGCAATTTATGTGGCAATTACTGGAATGGTCTTTGCTCAACTTCCTTGGGTTAATCCCCTTGCCAATTATGCCATTTCTATTAATCAAATTATTTTTATTATTCTGGTCGTTGCTTTTAGTATCGCCCTGGGTGACATTGTTGTTGAAAAGCTATTGCTGCGATCGCCTGACCTTAGTCCGATTCAATACCGTCGCCGCCTGACCTTTATTCCTCTAGTCCAAAATGGGGTTCGATACTGCATCTACTTTCTCGGCGGTGTCTCAGTGCTCTATGTCTTTAACATTGACCCCACACCAATTCTTGCTGGGGCGGGGATTGTGGGGATTGCCGTTGGTCTTGGGGCGCAAAATTTAATTAATGATCTCGTCAATGGCTTGTCGATTTTGTTGCAGAACTATTATTTAGTAGGAGATTTTGTCCAGACCGATGATGCCACTGGGATTGTAGAGGCAATGGACTTGCGGGTTACCCGTATCCGCGATCCGGGGGGGCGTCTCCACATTATTCGCAATGGTGATATTAAAACCATCGTGAATTATTCAAAAAAATATGTTTATGCGGTGGTGTATGTCGGGGTGGATTACGACTCTAATTTAGATCATGTGTATCGCGTCCTTGAGGAAGTAGGACATCAAATCAAAGAGTTACATCCCGATGTGCTCGAGCCGACGCGCATTGATGGTTTAGATGATTTTGCAGAATCAGAGCTAACCATTCGCACGGCGACCAAGGTCAAACCAGGGAAACATCTTCCAGTGCAACGGCTACTCCGAAAATTGATCAAGGAAGCTTTTGACCGTGAACAGATTGAAATTCCCTTTGCCCGTCGGGTGCTGATCCTGAAAAATGAGGGGACTTTGGAGAATCTGGATAGCGAAGCAGAAAGTATGTCAGACTTTTCTCAGTGA
- a CDS encoding S-layer like protein has translation MSQATLSKKMWAIALASISCLLPLRPAQSQSIFGETEINPNNMAAIAVPLNSGGYNLLVVEQLERPDRQECWAETGSNPTTVEPLLLNFDFTGFCRRSTDSNGYSMRVGGEDFGQSHLLRIIPWENEMLLVATPNVNTQDEIVIGRTNGLADGFLKFNLLPGWEFTRRTFEDRPLGHFYFSSNGRQIAIIKKPTIDELVAGITGRSIVTLDSFPGIEPPAPETTNPDDPGVAARFTDISGDIYRNEIAQAVNVGFIAGFNDNTFRPNDVLTREQLVSMAIEGLLTIPNTNLNVPTQVASDPYPDVAADRWSAAKIAWARANNIVSGYPDGTFQPTQPVTRAELLAILRRTAEYAQAAQGRPTTLVATNNPVAFSDTETHWASALTTQMSAFCRVASPLNESGDRFFPDTASQRNYAAAATLRALQCSTR, from the coding sequence ATGTCTCAAGCGACCTTATCCAAAAAAATGTGGGCGATCGCCCTTGCGAGTATCAGCTGCCTGCTTCCCCTACGGCCAGCACAGTCCCAGAGTATCTTCGGTGAAACCGAAATTAATCCAAATAACATGGCGGCGATCGCTGTACCTCTGAACAGTGGCGGCTACAACTTACTGGTAGTGGAACAGTTGGAACGACCGGATCGGCAGGAATGTTGGGCTGAAACAGGGAGTAACCCAACCACCGTTGAGCCTCTGTTGTTAAACTTCGATTTCACGGGTTTTTGTCGTCGCAGTACCGACAGCAATGGCTATTCCATGCGCGTTGGCGGTGAAGATTTCGGCCAAAGCCATCTGCTGCGGATTATCCCCTGGGAAAATGAAATGCTGCTGGTGGCAACCCCCAATGTCAATACCCAAGATGAAATTGTCATCGGCCGTACCAATGGCCTTGCCGATGGCTTCCTTAAATTCAACCTCCTGCCGGGCTGGGAATTTACCCGGCGCACCTTTGAGGATCGCCCCCTGGGTCACTTCTACTTCTCTAGCAATGGCCGTCAGATTGCTATTATCAAAAAGCCCACCATCGATGAACTGGTCGCAGGCATTACCGGACGATCCATTGTGACGTTGGATTCTTTTCCTGGTATCGAACCCCCCGCCCCAGAAACGACCAATCCCGATGATCCAGGTGTCGCAGCACGCTTTACGGATATCAGCGGTGATATTTACCGTAATGAAATTGCCCAGGCGGTGAATGTTGGTTTTATCGCAGGTTTTAATGACAATACCTTTCGCCCTAATGATGTCCTAACACGGGAACAGTTAGTTTCGATGGCGATCGAAGGTTTATTAACGATCCCGAACACTAATCTTAATGTTCCAACCCAAGTGGCCAGCGATCCCTATCCCGATGTGGCGGCTGACCGCTGGAGTGCGGCAAAAATCGCCTGGGCCCGGGCAAATAACATTGTCAGTGGTTATCCAGACGGTACATTTCAACCGACCCAGCCGGTAACTCGCGCCGAACTATTGGCGATTCTCCGTCGTACTGCTGAATATGCCCAGGCCGCCCAGGGACGCCCAACAACCCTTGTCGCCACTAACAATCCGGTGGCCTTTAGTGATACAGAAACCCATTGGGCCAGTGCATTAACAACGCAGATGTCGGCTTTCTGTCGGGTAGCGTCTCCTCTCAATGAAAGTGGCGATCGCTTCTTCCCCGATACCGCATCTCAACGGAACTACGCAGCGGCAGCCACCCTCCGGGCGCTCCAATGTAGCACGCGCTAA
- a CDS encoding lipoprotein, putative — protein MKSKLLLFLSLAMFQGAIFGCGLVSNDNADSDTSGGTTTTETTEGDTTGDDSAALTADWIDFQTEDGNLTVKFPGTPETETQTTPSDLGELEFTMTSYADDANQQFFMVSSVTYPVAPDQYDAAQGLEAAKEGAASNSGSTIVLDEASDRFGIPGTNLVMSATQDDGTIYTTRAEIYIDPNGPTLHQILVVTEGDRVDSPEVDAFFDSADITPI, from the coding sequence ATGAAATCTAAACTTTTACTTTTTTTGAGTCTGGCCATGTTCCAAGGGGCCATATTTGGCTGTGGGCTGGTGAGCAATGACAATGCCGATAGTGATACCTCTGGTGGCACAACAACCACGGAAACGACAGAGGGTGATACTACGGGGGATGACTCGGCGGCTTTGACGGCAGATTGGATTGATTTTCAGACAGAAGATGGCAACTTGACGGTGAAATTTCCGGGTACACCCGAAACAGAAACGCAAACAACACCTTCTGATTTAGGTGAACTGGAATTTACAATGACTTCCTATGCGGATGATGCCAACCAACAATTTTTCATGGTGAGCAGTGTGACTTACCCAGTTGCGCCAGATCAGTATGACGCCGCCCAAGGATTAGAAGCGGCTAAAGAAGGTGCCGCAAGTAATTCTGGCTCTACTATCGTCCTGGATGAGGCGAGCGATCGCTTTGGGATTCCGGGGACAAACTTGGTGATGAGCGCCACCCAAGATGACGGAACGATTTATACCACCAGGGCCGAAATTTATATTGATCCCAATGGGCCTACCCTCCACCAAATTCTGGTGGTGACAGAAGGCGATCGCGTTGATAGCCCAGAGGTGGACGCATTTTTTGATTCGGCAGACATCACCCCAATTTAA
- the recN gene encoding DNA repair protein RecN, which produces MLCFLRIENFALIDRLELELQTGLMVLTGETGAGKSIILDALDLALGGKATARMVRAKNTQGDSQGERAFIEATFLLTPGVKEWLQAQEIDLLEDETVVCSRELSLNRTGLRSRSRVNGVILTQGLMVALREQLLEITAQGQTVELLIPERQRILLDSYGGAQLQQQRQKVATAHQIYFKAKHLLENRRTSEQERLQRLDLLQYQLRELNEANLSDPEELEQLQQEGDRLSHVVELQQLSYQTHRILYQNDDPETPAVADLLGDAESLLQEMVGYDPQLGGILEMVRNALTEVVEAGHQISAYGSDLEADPEQLTQIAERIRTLKQICRKYGATLGEAIAHRDKLQGELDALTATDQSIEALERDCAVKYQELEVQCQELTQLRQKAAQKLEKQLVKELKPLAMAKVIFECRLSPTPPTAVGSDQVIFYFSPNPGEAAQPLAEIASGGEMSRFLLALKSCFTQQQSTPKTLVFDEIDAGVSGKVAQAIAAKLHQLSQHHQVLCVTHQPLIAAMADGHFRVTKQVQSKGKKVKGEADDRTIVSVESLQHPHTRRDELAQLTGGHAAEEAISFAESLLTQAQSLKETLKSS; this is translated from the coding sequence ATGCTTTGTTTTCTCCGAATCGAAAATTTCGCGCTGATTGATCGCCTAGAGCTGGAACTGCAGACTGGGTTAATGGTTTTGACAGGGGAGACGGGGGCCGGAAAATCGATTATTCTCGATGCCCTAGACCTTGCCTTGGGGGGAAAAGCCACCGCTCGGATGGTTCGGGCCAAAAATACCCAAGGAGACTCCCAAGGAGAGCGGGCATTTATTGAAGCAACTTTTTTGCTTACGCCAGGCGTTAAGGAATGGCTGCAAGCACAAGAGATTGATCTTTTAGAAGATGAAACGGTAGTTTGTAGCCGAGAACTTAGTCTCAATCGCACGGGATTGCGATCGCGCAGCCGTGTGAATGGGGTGATTCTTACCCAGGGGCTGATGGTGGCCCTACGGGAGCAGTTGTTAGAAATTACTGCCCAGGGTCAAACGGTAGAGCTGTTAATCCCGGAACGGCAACGTATTTTGTTGGATAGCTACGGTGGTGCTCAGTTGCAGCAGCAGCGACAAAAGGTGGCTACTGCCCATCAAATTTATTTTAAAGCAAAGCATTTACTCGAAAACCGTCGCACCTCGGAACAAGAACGACTACAACGGCTTGATTTACTGCAATATCAACTTCGAGAGCTAAATGAAGCGAATTTAAGCGATCCTGAAGAGTTGGAACAGCTCCAACAGGAAGGCGATCGCCTGTCCCATGTGGTGGAATTACAACAGCTCAGTTACCAGACCCATCGCATTCTCTACCAAAATGATGACCCCGAAACACCAGCAGTGGCGGATCTCTTGGGAGATGCCGAAAGTCTGCTCCAGGAGATGGTCGGCTATGATCCGCAATTGGGCGGGATTTTAGAGATGGTGCGCAATGCCCTGACGGAAGTGGTAGAAGCCGGCCATCAGATCAGTGCCTATGGCAGTGACTTGGAGGCAGACCCAGAACAACTAACGCAGATTGCTGAACGGATTCGGACGCTGAAGCAAATTTGCCGCAAATATGGCGCAACTTTAGGGGAGGCGATCGCCCACCGAGACAAACTTCAGGGGGAGCTAGATGCCCTCACCGCGACAGATCAATCCATTGAGGCCTTAGAGCGCGACTGTGCGGTTAAATATCAAGAACTAGAGGTTCAATGTCAGGAATTGACCCAATTGCGCCAAAAAGCAGCCCAAAAGTTGGAAAAGCAACTTGTTAAGGAATTAAAACCCCTAGCGATGGCCAAGGTGATTTTTGAATGTCGCCTCAGCCCAACTCCCCCCACAGCAGTCGGCTCCGATCAGGTGATTTTTTACTTCAGCCCCAACCCAGGGGAAGCAGCTCAACCCCTCGCCGAAATTGCCTCCGGTGGGGAAATGAGTCGTTTTCTACTGGCGCTCAAATCCTGCTTTACCCAGCAGCAAAGCACACCGAAAACCCTGGTTTTTGATGAAATTGATGCGGGGGTTTCGGGGAAAGTTGCCCAGGCGATCGCCGCCAAACTCCACCAGCTCAGTCAGCATCATCAGGTGCTCTGTGTGACGCACCAGCCCCTAATTGCAGCCATGGCTGATGGCCATTTCCGGGTCACAAAACAGGTGCAGTCTAAGGGGAAAAAAGTCAAAGGAGAAGCAGACGATCGCACAATTGTCTCCGTAGAATCTCTCCAGCACCCCCACACCCGCCGCGATGAACTCGCACAGCTCACGGGGGGCCATGCTGCTGAGGAAGCAATTTCCTTCGCTGAGTCTTTACTCACCCAAGCCCAGAGCCTTAAGGAAACCCTCAAAAGCAGTTAG
- the glmM gene encoding phosphoglucosamine mutase: MMIMPEEGHPLSRMLASYPPHALRCDLPAGSLFGTDGIRGKAGDLLTAPFALQVGYWAGQVLQETAERRAPVIIGQDSRNSSDMLAMAIAAGLTASGLEVWHVGLCPTPCVSHLARTTEAIGGIMISASHNPPEDNGIKFFSHAGTKLLKDLSAKIEAGLRGQHPEPFQLSHQNCGSYQHQKELTQQYRDAVFATLPRDLSLSGLKVVLDLAWGASVHLAPELFQALGAEVIALHHQPDGSKINVNCGSTHIDQLQAAMQYHQADLGFAFDGDADRVIAVDNQGRVVDGDYTLYLWGKQLQEAGQLPENLIVGTVMANLGFERAWEKLGGQLRRTAVGDQHVQAAMWQTGAMLGGEQSGHILCHHHSVSGDGIQTALHLAALVQAAGVPLSELIDQSFQTYPQLLRNVRVEDRDRRLNWQDCDRLQTEISKAEAAMGDRGRVLVRASGTEPVVRVMVEAEEQYLAEYWTQHLVNVAQSNLT, from the coding sequence ATGATGATCATGCCAGAGGAAGGACATCCCCTGAGTCGTATGTTGGCGAGTTATCCGCCCCACGCACTCCGATGTGATTTACCCGCAGGTTCGTTGTTTGGTACTGATGGGATTCGCGGCAAAGCCGGTGATCTGCTGACGGCCCCCTTCGCGCTTCAGGTGGGTTATTGGGCCGGTCAAGTTCTCCAGGAAACGGCGGAACGGCGCGCCCCCGTGATCATCGGTCAAGACTCCCGCAACTCCAGTGATATGTTGGCGATGGCGATCGCCGCTGGTTTAACCGCTTCCGGTTTAGAAGTATGGCATGTGGGTCTTTGTCCCACTCCCTGTGTTTCCCATCTGGCTCGCACCACCGAGGCGATCGGTGGCATTATGATCTCCGCCAGCCACAACCCCCCCGAAGATAACGGCATTAAGTTTTTTAGCCATGCTGGTACAAAACTGCTCAAGGATCTCAGCGCAAAAATTGAAGCCGGCCTGCGGGGTCAACACCCAGAACCGTTCCAATTGAGTCACCAGAACTGCGGTTCCTACCAACACCAAAAGGAGCTGACCCAACAGTACCGTGATGCTGTCTTTGCCACCCTGCCCCGAGATTTATCCCTGAGCGGTTTAAAAGTAGTCCTGGATTTAGCCTGGGGTGCTTCCGTTCATTTGGCCCCCGAACTTTTCCAAGCCCTTGGTGCTGAAGTGATCGCTCTGCACCACCAACCCGATGGCAGCAAGATTAATGTGAACTGCGGTTCTACCCATATCGATCAGCTCCAAGCCGCCATGCAATACCACCAAGCCGATCTTGGTTTTGCCTTTGATGGGGACGCAGACCGGGTGATCGCTGTGGATAACCAAGGGCGGGTTGTAGACGGAGATTACACCCTCTACCTCTGGGGCAAACAGCTCCAGGAAGCAGGTCAGTTACCCGAAAACTTAATTGTTGGTACGGTGATGGCGAACCTGGGTTTTGAGCGGGCCTGGGAAAAACTGGGAGGACAACTCCGTCGTACCGCTGTCGGTGATCAACATGTGCAAGCGGCCATGTGGCAAACGGGGGCAATGCTCGGTGGGGAGCAGTCGGGTCATATTCTCTGCCATCACCACAGTGTGTCTGGGGATGGGATTCAAACGGCTCTCCATTTAGCAGCGTTGGTACAGGCTGCAGGGGTTCCCCTCAGCGAGCTGATTGACCAAAGTTTTCAGACCTATCCCCAACTGCTCAGAAATGTCCGGGTAGAAGACCGCGATCGCCGTTTAAATTGGCAAGATTGCGATCGCCTCCAGACGGAAATCAGTAAAGCCGAAGCCGCCATGGGTGATCGGGGCCGGGTATTAGTACGCGCTTCTGGTACAGAACCGGTGGTACGGGTGATGGTGGAAGCAGAAGAACAGTATCTTGCGGAATATTGGACCCAACATCTGGTGAATGTGGCCCAAAGCAATCTCACCTAA
- a CDS encoding hypothetical protein (protein of unknown function (DUF820) family) encodes MVALTADHYLSPEEYLEFEKHSDIKHEYIDGEIYAMAGASNAHNKINTNLLVSLSLKLRGSNCQPYSSDMKVRVQEGRRFFYPDLLVSCNPEIEDLTAYAMDHPRLIIEILSESTEGFDRGNKFKFYRTIPSLQEYILVSTTQYSVDCFRRGEGDLWILESYQGQEALLKLQSLDLEISLADIYATVTLPETDDDLEGDFSE; translated from the coding sequence ATGGTTGCTCTCACCGCCGATCACTACCTCAGCCCCGAAGAATATCTGGAGTTTGAGAAGCACAGCGATATTAAACATGAGTACATTGACGGAGAGATCTATGCAATGGCTGGAGCGAGCAATGCCCACAACAAAATTAATACTAATCTTTTGGTTTCTCTGAGCCTTAAACTGCGGGGTTCCAATTGTCAGCCCTACAGCAGCGATATGAAAGTTCGGGTTCAGGAAGGGCGACGCTTTTTTTACCCTGATTTGCTCGTCAGCTGCAATCCAGAAATTGAAGATCTGACAGCCTATGCTATGGATCATCCACGGCTGATCATCGAAATTTTGTCAGAATCCACAGAAGGCTTTGACCGGGGCAATAAGTTTAAGTTTTACCGCACCATTCCCAGTCTGCAAGAATATATTTTAGTCAGTACTACCCAATATTCCGTGGACTGCTTCCGGCGTGGCGAAGGCGATCTCTGGATTCTTGAAAGTTATCAAGGCCAAGAAGCGCTTCTCAAACTGCAATCTTTAGACTTAGAAATCTCTCTTGCTGATATTTATGCCACCGTGACCTTGCCTGAAACAGATGACGATTTAGAAGGCGATTTCAGCGAATAA
- a CDS encoding malic enzyme — protein MVALTPNPSYSVTIQLRISNRAGTLANVTQAIANVGGSLGNIDLVERDLKFLIRNITVDASSEKHAGEIVDAVKAVPDIEVLKVSDRTFDIHRGGKITVESRIPLTVQSDLAMAYTPGVGRVCKAIAEAPEQVYDLTVKSNMVAIVTDGSAVLGLGNLGPEAAMPVMEGKAMLFKEFADVNAFPICLATQDVEEIVRTVKYLAPVFGGVNLEDIAAPRCFEIEQRLKAETDIPIFHDDQHGTAIVSLAALFNALKLVKKDLQTVKIVINGAGAAGVAIAKLLRQAGTTDIWMCDSKGIISTQRDNLTAEKQEFAVAASGTLADAMKNADIFLGVSAPGVVTPEMVASMAKDPIVFAMANPIPEIQPELIMDKVAVVATGRSDYPNQINNVLAFPGVFRGALDCRASSITTNMCLQAAQAIASLVSPAQLDREHIIPSVFDQRVAPAVAAAVGQAARQDGVARR, from the coding sequence ATGGTTGCCCTTACCCCGAACCCAAGCTACAGCGTCACCATTCAGTTACGGATCTCCAATCGGGCTGGCACCCTCGCTAATGTGACCCAGGCGATCGCCAATGTGGGGGGCAGCCTCGGCAATATCGACCTGGTGGAACGGGACCTGAAGTTTTTAATCCGCAACATCACCGTCGATGCATCTAGCGAAAAACACGCCGGGGAAATTGTCGATGCGGTGAAGGCTGTCCCTGATATTGAAGTGCTGAAAGTCTCAGACCGCACCTTTGATATTCATCGGGGGGGCAAAATCACCGTGGAAAGTCGCATTCCCCTGACGGTGCAGTCGGATCTCGCCATGGCCTATACACCTGGGGTGGGGCGGGTTTGTAAGGCGATCGCCGAAGCACCGGAGCAGGTTTATGACTTGACCGTGAAAAGCAATATGGTGGCGATCGTCACCGATGGTAGTGCGGTACTGGGGCTCGGGAACCTGGGGCCAGAGGCGGCGATGCCCGTGATGGAAGGGAAAGCGATGCTCTTTAAGGAATTTGCGGATGTCAACGCCTTCCCCATCTGTTTGGCCACCCAGGATGTAGAAGAAATCGTCCGCACAGTGAAATATTTGGCGCCAGTGTTTGGGGGGGTGAATTTAGAAGATATTGCCGCCCCCCGCTGTTTTGAAATCGAACAACGGTTGAAAGCCGAAACAGATATTCCCATCTTCCATGATGATCAACATGGCACGGCGATCGTTTCCCTCGCCGCGCTGTTTAACGCCTTAAAGTTGGTCAAAAAAGACCTCCAGACCGTCAAAATTGTGATCAATGGGGCTGGGGCTGCGGGGGTGGCGATCGCCAAACTGCTCCGTCAAGCGGGGACAACGGATATTTGGATGTGTGATTCGAAGGGAATCATTTCTACCCAGCGGGATAATCTGACGGCTGAAAAACAAGAATTTGCCGTTGCTGCCTCTGGAACCCTCGCTGATGCAATGAAAAATGCGGATATTTTTCTTGGGGTGAGCGCGCCCGGTGTGGTGACCCCGGAGATGGTCGCTTCCATGGCGAAAGATCCGATTGTCTTTGCCATGGCGAACCCGATCCCCGAAATTCAGCCGGAACTGATTATGGATAAGGTAGCCGTCGTCGCCACCGGACGCAGCGACTACCCAAACCAAATTAACAATGTCCTGGCATTTCCTGGGGTCTTCCGGGGCGCCCTCGATTGCCGTGCCTCCAGCATCACCACCAATATGTGTCTCCAAGCAGCCCAGGCGATCGCCTCGTTGGTGAGCCCCGCCCAACTGGATCGCGAACACATTATTCCCTCCGTCTTCGATCAACGGGTGGCCCCTGCCGTCGCTGCTGCCGTTGGCCAGGCTGCCCGGCAAGACGGTGTCGCCCGTCGCTAA